Proteins encoded in a region of the Thunnus thynnus chromosome 8, fThuThy2.1, whole genome shotgun sequence genome:
- the prkaa2 gene encoding 5'-AMP-activated protein kinase catalytic subunit alpha-2 isoform X2: MHSHTRIIIVYPVGEHQLTGHKVAVKILNRQKIRSLDVVGKIKREIQNLKLFRHPHIIKLYQVISTPTDFFMVMEYVSGGELFDYICKHGRVEDTEARRLFQQIISAVDYCHRHMVVHRDLKPENVLLDANKNAKIADFGLSNMMSDGEFLRTSCGSPNYAAPEVISGRLYAGPEVDIWSCGVILYALLCGTLPFDDEHVPTLFKKIRGGVFYIPEYLTRSVASLLMLMLQVDPLKRATIKDIREHEWFKQDLPGYLFPEDPSYDATVLDEEAVREVCEKFECPESEVMSSLYSGDPQDQLAVAYHLIIDNRRIMTQASEFYLASSPPQGSFIEEGMLLPPGVKPHPERMPPLLADSPKARCPLDALNTTRPKPLAVKKAKWHLGIRSQSRPYDIMAEVYRAMKQLNFDWKVVNPYHLRVRRKNPVTGNLVKMSLQLYQVDNRSYLLDFKSIDDDIIEAVGFKSGSSTPQRSGSTAGLHRPRLSIDSASPAMDLPQLSSSLPGSLSSSSSLLTPRQGSHTMDFFEMCASLITTLAR, encoded by the exons ATGCACAGTCATACTCGCATTATTATTGTATATCCAG TCGGCGAGCATCAGTTGACAGGCCATAAAGTGGCTGTAAAGATCCTGAACAGACAGAAGATCCGCAGTCTCGATGTCGTGGGGAAGATCAAACGAGAGATTCAGAATCTCAAACTGTTCAGACACCCACACATCATCAAGCT gtACCAGGTGATAAGTACACCCACAGATTTCTTTATGGTTATGGAGTATGTGTCTGGAGGTGAGCTGTTTGACTACATCTGCAAACATGGACGG gtggaGGACACAGAGGCTCGCCGTCTTTTCCAGCAGATTATCTCAGCTGTAGACTACTGCCACAGACACATGGTGGTCCACAGAGACCTCAAACCTGAGAATGTCCTGCTGGACGCCAACAAGAACGCCAAGATTGCAGACTTTG GTCTGTCAAACATGATGTCAGATGGGGAGTTCCTGAGGACGAGCTGTGGCTCACCCAACTATGCTGCTCCAGAGGTCATCTCAGGAAG GCTCTATGCAGGCCCAGAGGTGGACATCTGGAGCTGTGGGGTGATCCTGTACGCCCTGCTGTGCGGCACCCTGCCCTTTGATGATGAGCATGTTCCTACGCTGTTTAAGAAGATCAGAGGAGGAGTCTTTTATATCCCAGAGTACCTGACCCGCTCTGTGGCCTCGCTGCTGATGCTCATGCTACAGGTGGACCCTCTGAAGAGAGCCACTATCAAAGACATCAG GGAGCACGAGTGGTTTAAGCAGGACCTGCCAGGCTACCTGTTCCCTGAGGACCCGTCATACGATGCTACAGTCCTGGACGAGGAGGCAGTCAGAGAAGTGTGTGAGAAGTTTGAATGCCCTGAGTCAGAGGTTATGTCCAGTCTCTATAGCGGGGATCCACAG GATCAGCTGGCTGTAGCCTATCACCTCATCATAGACAATCGGCGCATCATGACTCAGGCCAGTGAGTTCTACTTGGCCTCCAGTCCTCCCCAGGGGTCCTTTATAGAGGAGGGCATGCTGCTACCCCCGGGGGTCAAACCCCACCCAGAGAGGATGCCTCCGCTCCTGGCTGACAGCCCCAAAGCTCGTTGTCCTCTGGATGCTCTGAACACCACCCGACCCAAACCCTTGGCAGTGAAGAAAGCCAAGTGGCACCTGGGCATCAGGAGCCAGAGCAGACCCTATGATATCATGGCCGAGGTGTACAGGGCTATGAAACAACTCAACTTTGACTGGAAG GTGGTGAACCCATACCATCTGCGAGTTCGGAGGAAGAATCCAGTGACAGGCAACTTAGTAAAAATGAGCCTGCAGCTCTACCAGGTGGACAACAGATCCTACCTCCTCGACTTCAAGAGCATTGATG ATGACATCATTGAGGCAGTGGGCTTTAAATCAGGTTCGTCCACTCCCCAGAGGTCGGGCTCCACAGCCGGTCTCCACAGACCGAGACTGAGCATCGACTCAGCGAGCCCAGCGATGGATCTGCCCCAGCTCAGCTCCTCTCTCCCAGGGTCCCTGTCCAGTAGCTCCTCTCTACTCACCCCACGTCAGGGATCACACACCATGGACTTCTTTGAAATGTGTGCCAGTCTGATCACTACACTAGCACGCTGA
- the prkaa2 gene encoding 5'-AMP-activated protein kinase catalytic subunit alpha-2 isoform X1 codes for MAERQQQKHEGRVKIGHYILGDTLGVGTFGKVKIGEHQLTGHKVAVKILNRQKIRSLDVVGKIKREIQNLKLFRHPHIIKLYQVISTPTDFFMVMEYVSGGELFDYICKHGRVEDTEARRLFQQIISAVDYCHRHMVVHRDLKPENVLLDANKNAKIADFGLSNMMSDGEFLRTSCGSPNYAAPEVISGRLYAGPEVDIWSCGVILYALLCGTLPFDDEHVPTLFKKIRGGVFYIPEYLTRSVASLLMLMLQVDPLKRATIKDIREHEWFKQDLPGYLFPEDPSYDATVLDEEAVREVCEKFECPESEVMSSLYSGDPQDQLAVAYHLIIDNRRIMTQASEFYLASSPPQGSFIEEGMLLPPGVKPHPERMPPLLADSPKARCPLDALNTTRPKPLAVKKAKWHLGIRSQSRPYDIMAEVYRAMKQLNFDWKVVNPYHLRVRRKNPVTGNLVKMSLQLYQVDNRSYLLDFKSIDDDIIEAVGFKSGSSTPQRSGSTAGLHRPRLSIDSASPAMDLPQLSSSLPGSLSSSSSLLTPRQGSHTMDFFEMCASLITTLAR; via the exons ATGGCAGAGCGGCAACAACAGAAGCACGAAGGCAGGGTAAAGATCGGCCATTACATCCTCGGCGACACGCTCGGAGTGGGAACATTCGGCAAAGTAAAGA TCGGCGAGCATCAGTTGACAGGCCATAAAGTGGCTGTAAAGATCCTGAACAGACAGAAGATCCGCAGTCTCGATGTCGTGGGGAAGATCAAACGAGAGATTCAGAATCTCAAACTGTTCAGACACCCACACATCATCAAGCT gtACCAGGTGATAAGTACACCCACAGATTTCTTTATGGTTATGGAGTATGTGTCTGGAGGTGAGCTGTTTGACTACATCTGCAAACATGGACGG gtggaGGACACAGAGGCTCGCCGTCTTTTCCAGCAGATTATCTCAGCTGTAGACTACTGCCACAGACACATGGTGGTCCACAGAGACCTCAAACCTGAGAATGTCCTGCTGGACGCCAACAAGAACGCCAAGATTGCAGACTTTG GTCTGTCAAACATGATGTCAGATGGGGAGTTCCTGAGGACGAGCTGTGGCTCACCCAACTATGCTGCTCCAGAGGTCATCTCAGGAAG GCTCTATGCAGGCCCAGAGGTGGACATCTGGAGCTGTGGGGTGATCCTGTACGCCCTGCTGTGCGGCACCCTGCCCTTTGATGATGAGCATGTTCCTACGCTGTTTAAGAAGATCAGAGGAGGAGTCTTTTATATCCCAGAGTACCTGACCCGCTCTGTGGCCTCGCTGCTGATGCTCATGCTACAGGTGGACCCTCTGAAGAGAGCCACTATCAAAGACATCAG GGAGCACGAGTGGTTTAAGCAGGACCTGCCAGGCTACCTGTTCCCTGAGGACCCGTCATACGATGCTACAGTCCTGGACGAGGAGGCAGTCAGAGAAGTGTGTGAGAAGTTTGAATGCCCTGAGTCAGAGGTTATGTCCAGTCTCTATAGCGGGGATCCACAG GATCAGCTGGCTGTAGCCTATCACCTCATCATAGACAATCGGCGCATCATGACTCAGGCCAGTGAGTTCTACTTGGCCTCCAGTCCTCCCCAGGGGTCCTTTATAGAGGAGGGCATGCTGCTACCCCCGGGGGTCAAACCCCACCCAGAGAGGATGCCTCCGCTCCTGGCTGACAGCCCCAAAGCTCGTTGTCCTCTGGATGCTCTGAACACCACCCGACCCAAACCCTTGGCAGTGAAGAAAGCCAAGTGGCACCTGGGCATCAGGAGCCAGAGCAGACCCTATGATATCATGGCCGAGGTGTACAGGGCTATGAAACAACTCAACTTTGACTGGAAG GTGGTGAACCCATACCATCTGCGAGTTCGGAGGAAGAATCCAGTGACAGGCAACTTAGTAAAAATGAGCCTGCAGCTCTACCAGGTGGACAACAGATCCTACCTCCTCGACTTCAAGAGCATTGATG ATGACATCATTGAGGCAGTGGGCTTTAAATCAGGTTCGTCCACTCCCCAGAGGTCGGGCTCCACAGCCGGTCTCCACAGACCGAGACTGAGCATCGACTCAGCGAGCCCAGCGATGGATCTGCCCCAGCTCAGCTCCTCTCTCCCAGGGTCCCTGTCCAGTAGCTCCTCTCTACTCACCCCACGTCAGGGATCACACACCATGGACTTCTTTGAAATGTGTGCCAGTCTGATCACTACACTAGCACGCTGA